The following are encoded in a window of Spea bombifrons isolate aSpeBom1 chromosome 2, aSpeBom1.2.pri, whole genome shotgun sequence genomic DNA:
- the PRCP gene encoding lysosomal Pro-X carboxypeptidase isoform X2 — MAFTRSSAGPAGGWLALALLLVSAGQTCSFSLGSDRSPGPTYRTYYFTQKVDHFGFYEDSVFKQRYLISDTHWKKPGGPILFYTGNEGDITLFCNNTGFMWDVAEELQAMLVFAEHRYYGDSMPFGDLSFSDPKYLNYLTSEQALADFAVLIRFLKESIKGAEDSAVIAIGGSYGGMLAAWFRMKYPHVVDGALASSAPIWQFEDLVPCNTYYQIVTNDFKKSGPGCSESVLNSWAAINRVAETSDGLQWLSNAFHLCAPLKNKDDVGAFKGWLIETWVSLAMVDYPYPANFLEPLPAWPIEVVCKFLKNPKSEERELLENIFQAVNVYYNYTGNAPCLNTSQTASGSLGDLGWSYQACTEMVMPFCSDGVSDMFEPRTWDLQAYSDDCYKQWGVRPRASWITSVYGGKNISSYSNIIFSNGGLDPWSAGGVKESISDSLVAIVIPEGAHHLDLRSNSAYDPRSVLQARALEVQYMKKWIEQHRARNGV; from the exons ATGGCGTTTACGAGGAGCAGCGCGGGGCCGGC GGGCGGATGGCTGGCACTGGCCCTGCTCCTGGTGTCTGCTGGACAGACCTGCAGCTTTTCTCTTGGGTCTGATCGCAGCCCTGGACCCACATACAGAACGTATTACTTTACCCAGAAG gtTGACCATTTTGGTTTTTACGAGGACTCCGTGTTTAAGCAGCGCTACCTGATCTCCGACACGCATTGGAAGAAACCTGGAGGCCCCATCTTGTTCTACACCGGCAACGAGGGCGACATTACCTTATTCTGCAATAACACA gggTTCATGTGGGATGTGGCTGAGGAGCTGCAGGCGATGCTGGTCTTTGCCGAGCACCGATATTATGGAGACTCCATGCCGTTTGGGGATTTATCGTTTAGC GATCCCAAATACTTGAATTATTTGACGTCTGAACAGGCGCTCGCGGACTTCGCGGTTTTAATCCGATTCCTTAAAGAGAGCATTAAAGGGGCTGAAGACAGCGCGGTTATTGCCATCGGAGGGTCCTACGGGGGGATGTTGGCAGCCTGGTTTAGGATGAAGTATCCTCATGTTGTTGATGG GGCTCTAGCTTCGTCCGCCCCAATCTGGCAGTTCGAGGATCTGGTTCCGTGTAACACTTACTATCAAATCGTCACCAATGACTTTAAAAAAAGCGGCCCCGGGTGTTCGGAGAGCGTCTTAAACTCCTGGGCCGCCATTAACCGCGTGGCGGAAACCA GTGACGGCTTGCAGTGGTTGTCCAACGCGTTTCACCTGTGCGCGCCGCTCAAAAACAAGGACGACGTGGGCGCGTTTAAAGGCTGGTTGATCGAGACGTGGGTGAGCCTGGCTATGGTGGACTATCCGTATCCGGCCAACTTTTTGGAGCCCCTTCCTGCCTGGCCTATCGAG GTCGTCTGCAAATTTCTGAAGAACCCGAAATCCGAAGAGAGAGAGCTTCTGGAGAATATTTTCCAGGCGGTGAACGTTTATTATAATTACACGGGGAACGCGCCGTGCCTCAACACGTCCCAGACGGCGTCCGGCAGCCTCGGCGACCTGGGCTGGAGCTATCAG GCCTGCACGGAAATGGTGATGCCGTTCTGCTCGGACGGAGTTAGCGATATGTTTGAGCCCCGTACGTGGGATCTGCAGGCCTATTCTGACGATTGCTACAAGCAGTGGGGGGTCCGGCCTCGCGCTTCCTGGATTACGTCCGTTTACGGCGGCAAGAACATCAGTTCCTACAGCAACATCATCTTCAG TAATGGCGGTCTTGATCCGTGGTCTGCCGGCGGAGTGAAGGAAAGCATCAGCGACTCCCTGGTGGCCATTGTGATTCCCGAAGGCGCGCATCACCTGGACCTGCGCTCTAACAGCGCTTACGACCCGCGCTCCGTCCTGCAGGCGCGCGCACTGGAAGTGCAGTACATGAAGAAATGGATCGAGCAGCACAGGGCCAGGAACGGCGTGTGA
- the PRCP gene encoding lysosomal Pro-X carboxypeptidase isoform X1 has protein sequence MAFTRSSAGPAGPTGPTGPTGPTVGGWLALALLLVSAGQTCSFSLGSDRSPGPTYRTYYFTQKVDHFGFYEDSVFKQRYLISDTHWKKPGGPILFYTGNEGDITLFCNNTGFMWDVAEELQAMLVFAEHRYYGDSMPFGDLSFSDPKYLNYLTSEQALADFAVLIRFLKESIKGAEDSAVIAIGGSYGGMLAAWFRMKYPHVVDGALASSAPIWQFEDLVPCNTYYQIVTNDFKKSGPGCSESVLNSWAAINRVAETSDGLQWLSNAFHLCAPLKNKDDVGAFKGWLIETWVSLAMVDYPYPANFLEPLPAWPIEVVCKFLKNPKSEERELLENIFQAVNVYYNYTGNAPCLNTSQTASGSLGDLGWSYQACTEMVMPFCSDGVSDMFEPRTWDLQAYSDDCYKQWGVRPRASWITSVYGGKNISSYSNIIFSNGGLDPWSAGGVKESISDSLVAIVIPEGAHHLDLRSNSAYDPRSVLQARALEVQYMKKWIEQHRARNGV, from the exons ATGGCGTTTACGAGGAGCAGCGCGGGGCCGGCGGGGCCGACGGGGCCGACGGGGCCGACGGGGCCGACGGTGGGCGGATGGCTGGCACTGGCCCTGCTCCTGGTGTCTGCTGGACAGACCTGCAGCTTTTCTCTTGGGTCTGATCGCAGCCCTGGACCCACATACAGAACGTATTACTTTACCCAGAAG gtTGACCATTTTGGTTTTTACGAGGACTCCGTGTTTAAGCAGCGCTACCTGATCTCCGACACGCATTGGAAGAAACCTGGAGGCCCCATCTTGTTCTACACCGGCAACGAGGGCGACATTACCTTATTCTGCAATAACACA gggTTCATGTGGGATGTGGCTGAGGAGCTGCAGGCGATGCTGGTCTTTGCCGAGCACCGATATTATGGAGACTCCATGCCGTTTGGGGATTTATCGTTTAGC GATCCCAAATACTTGAATTATTTGACGTCTGAACAGGCGCTCGCGGACTTCGCGGTTTTAATCCGATTCCTTAAAGAGAGCATTAAAGGGGCTGAAGACAGCGCGGTTATTGCCATCGGAGGGTCCTACGGGGGGATGTTGGCAGCCTGGTTTAGGATGAAGTATCCTCATGTTGTTGATGG GGCTCTAGCTTCGTCCGCCCCAATCTGGCAGTTCGAGGATCTGGTTCCGTGTAACACTTACTATCAAATCGTCACCAATGACTTTAAAAAAAGCGGCCCCGGGTGTTCGGAGAGCGTCTTAAACTCCTGGGCCGCCATTAACCGCGTGGCGGAAACCA GTGACGGCTTGCAGTGGTTGTCCAACGCGTTTCACCTGTGCGCGCCGCTCAAAAACAAGGACGACGTGGGCGCGTTTAAAGGCTGGTTGATCGAGACGTGGGTGAGCCTGGCTATGGTGGACTATCCGTATCCGGCCAACTTTTTGGAGCCCCTTCCTGCCTGGCCTATCGAG GTCGTCTGCAAATTTCTGAAGAACCCGAAATCCGAAGAGAGAGAGCTTCTGGAGAATATTTTCCAGGCGGTGAACGTTTATTATAATTACACGGGGAACGCGCCGTGCCTCAACACGTCCCAGACGGCGTCCGGCAGCCTCGGCGACCTGGGCTGGAGCTATCAG GCCTGCACGGAAATGGTGATGCCGTTCTGCTCGGACGGAGTTAGCGATATGTTTGAGCCCCGTACGTGGGATCTGCAGGCCTATTCTGACGATTGCTACAAGCAGTGGGGGGTCCGGCCTCGCGCTTCCTGGATTACGTCCGTTTACGGCGGCAAGAACATCAGTTCCTACAGCAACATCATCTTCAG TAATGGCGGTCTTGATCCGTGGTCTGCCGGCGGAGTGAAGGAAAGCATCAGCGACTCCCTGGTGGCCATTGTGATTCCCGAAGGCGCGCATCACCTGGACCTGCGCTCTAACAGCGCTTACGACCCGCGCTCCGTCCTGCAGGCGCGCGCACTGGAAGTGCAGTACATGAAGAAATGGATCGAGCAGCACAGGGCCAGGAACGGCGTGTGA